The following nucleotide sequence is from Planctomycetia bacterium.
AGCGCGAGATGATACCTGCGGAGATGTCGACTTCGCGCGCAATCGCGTCTTGCGTCATTCCAGATTCGCGAATCGCGTCACGCAATGCATCAGAGAGAGTAGTCATACGCGTAAGGTAGATGATCGAAAATAAACTGTCAAAGGCGACATGTCGATTGACAATGATGCATTCGC
It contains:
- a CDS encoding helix-turn-helix transcriptional regulator; translation: MTTLSDALRDAIRESGMTQDAIAREVDISAGIISRFMRAERSMTLDTAEKLCAYFKLELHGVVKRGRK